From one Streptomyces sp. CA-210063 genomic stretch:
- a CDS encoding TetR/AcrR family transcriptional regulator, protein MSEVPQRSDAQRNRERILRVALAELSRSADVPLSLIARKAGVGQATFYRNFPSREALVLEVHRQEVRQLVDSAAELLKTRKPDEALREWMDDLARYATAKAGLADALRQATAATGGPAKPGYPLLVAAIDLLLNANHEAGTIRPGVTADDFLLAIAGIWQIDPQGDWRSQADRLFDLIMRGLRTGAPGRT, encoded by the coding sequence ATGAGTGAGGTGCCCCAGCGGTCGGACGCGCAGCGGAATCGTGAGCGCATTCTGCGGGTGGCGCTGGCCGAGCTGTCGCGTTCCGCCGACGTCCCGCTCAGCCTGATCGCCAGGAAGGCGGGTGTCGGGCAGGCCACCTTCTACCGCAACTTCCCCAGTCGCGAGGCGCTCGTCCTGGAGGTGCACCGCCAAGAGGTGCGGCAACTCGTCGACAGCGCGGCCGAGTTGCTGAAGACCCGGAAGCCCGACGAGGCCCTGAGGGAATGGATGGACGACCTCGCCCGCTATGCCACGGCCAAGGCCGGCCTGGCGGACGCGCTGCGGCAGGCCACGGCTGCGACGGGCGGCCCGGCGAAGCCCGGGTACCCGCTCCTCGTCGCCGCGATCGACCTCCTGCTCAACGCCAACCACGAGGCCGGCACCATCCGCCCGGGCGTGACCGCCGACGACTTCCTCCTCGCCATCGCCGGCATCTGGCAGATCGACCCCCAGGGGGACTGGCGGTCCCAGGCCGACCGCCTCTTCGACCTCA